In Neospora caninum Liverpool complete genome, chromosome II, the following are encoded in one genomic region:
- a CDS encoding putative 18 kDa cyclophilin — MKLLFFFLVLAVSAAVAENAGVQKAFMDIEIDGESAGRIVLELRGDVVPKTVKNFIGLFDKYKGSTFHRVIADFMIQGGDFENHNGTGGHSIYGPRFEDENFTLKHDRGVISMANAGPNTNGSQFFITTVKTEWLDGRHVVFGKITNDSWPTVQAIEALGSSGGRPSKIAKITDIGLL, encoded by the exons ATGAAGCTCCTG ttcttcttcctcgttcttgCGGTTTCTGCCGCCGTAGCGGAAAACGCCGGAGTCCAGAAG GCATTCATGGATATCGAAATTGACGGTGAAAGCGCTGGACGCATTGTGCTGGAGCTCCGTGGCGACGTGGTCCCTAAGACTGTGAAGAACTTCATTGGTCTCTTCGACAAGTACAAAGGCAGCACGTTCCACCGCGTCATCGCCGACTTCATGATCCAG GGAGGAGACTTCGAGAACCACAACGGAACCGGAGGACACAGCATATATGGCCCCAGATTCGAAGACGAGAACTTCACGTTGAAGCACGACAGAGGTGTCATCTCAATGGCAAATGCTG GCCCGAACACGAACGGCAGTCAGTTCTTCATCACAACGGTGAAGACAGAGTGGCTGGACGGCAGACACGTTGTTTTCGGAAAAATCACGAACGACTCTTGGCCCACCGTCCAGGCCATTGAGGCGCTCGGCAGCAGCGGCGGCCGCCCCTCCAAGATCGCGAAGATCACGGACATTGGTTTGTTGTAA